In the Myxococcota bacterium genome, one interval contains:
- the bamA gene encoding outer membrane protein assembly factor BamA — MQSIRHGRASARPGLHRALSRVAVRVLAWSLVCGALAAPAEAQPAEGDAPRIAVLQFLFRSPDDRSDASRALTRELVSILAEDGRVEIVDDSIDVEPPVPESGETRDAALRRRGAEWEADYLVTGRATQLVSDGAIDLAVRLTPARAGLASSTQVVTARDLGALQARLLEVAERIVDRVVGAPPARVVGVDIRGAPGFEQQLLGRLGTQPGAVFDPLVVRADLAELRSSALIVSAQSSTESVEDGIVVRFDVVLADPSAQRAESGERLVAVRVRGNRRIEAAAIRNRITSRVGDPLDQTRVARDLEEIQKLGFFRDVRAFSDRNDEGPILIFEVEENPLVRQISIAGNDNVDGDDIRDALTLTTGATLDYPLLFENRQRIEALYRAQGYYLASVSFEIERLGDSAVGIHFDVEEGEKQKLQAIEFEGNEAFDDDTLTEGFQTKTWKFYSLATSWFDNTGTYSEPLFLQDLRGIERRYSDAGYLQARVGEPRVVADGDGLIVRVEIDEGQLFRVGAIDVVGDSTVDIASLRDKLKLKRGDVFNRSFLNDDIASLTEHYQDRGFYFAQITPLSNLSAATEEVDVQFEVRKGPLYFIRRIEVGGNSITVDPVVRREVPIVEGELYSQRKIELARRRVEGLGYFEEVDFQIEPTDEPDQLDLKVSVVERPTGSFSFGAGFSSQDGLVVTGSLAQSNLFGRGYGANISLDIGRQSQRFFVNLSDPYFLGSTFSLSTTFSRTSFNFQDFEQDQIGADFVLGHALTEDARTRGFLRYSFNLRELIDDRDVNAAAVIQREVLQDQVSSSLVGLSVVADTRNDRLAPTDGYQYALSLEGSGLGGFSRFARLEARGAYFLGAPDWMFDRSTFVVASRAGWAIPFNRVSDFEVFDPDPGGADVRAVAGGNGQTRFLQDIDDDLTLPLTERYFLGGLGQFQLRGFRQRSVGPRRAILRRVAGNALVPLGVTATNTAIDGAVPGECRDDTIINLGDGDGLCNSITDREIDDFDDLDETDVVGGNKFIASTFEYRFPISETVGLQGVVFIDAGNAFDERQLNLLDVTEWRYGTGAGVQWFSPFGPLAVVLGFPLDGLSVEDSPVFEFSIGGSAF, encoded by the coding sequence GTGCAATCGATTCGCCACGGCCGCGCTTCGGCGCGGCCCGGCTTGCACCGTGCCCTCTCGCGCGTGGCCGTTCGGGTCTTGGCGTGGAGTCTCGTCTGCGGCGCGCTGGCCGCCCCCGCGGAGGCCCAGCCCGCCGAGGGAGACGCGCCGCGTATCGCGGTTCTCCAGTTCCTGTTTCGCAGTCCCGACGATCGTTCCGACGCGAGCCGCGCCCTGACCCGCGAACTCGTGTCGATCCTCGCCGAGGACGGCCGGGTCGAGATCGTGGACGACTCGATCGACGTGGAGCCGCCGGTGCCCGAGTCGGGCGAAACCCGCGACGCCGCCCTGCGCCGCCGCGGCGCCGAGTGGGAGGCCGACTACCTGGTCACCGGGCGCGCCACCCAGCTCGTGAGCGACGGCGCGATCGATCTGGCGGTCCGTCTGACCCCGGCCCGCGCGGGACTCGCGAGTTCCACCCAGGTCGTGACCGCCCGCGACCTGGGCGCCCTGCAGGCCCGTCTGTTGGAAGTGGCCGAGCGGATCGTCGATCGCGTGGTCGGCGCACCCCCCGCGCGGGTCGTCGGCGTCGACATCCGCGGGGCACCCGGGTTCGAGCAGCAGCTGCTCGGCCGGCTCGGCACCCAGCCCGGCGCCGTCTTCGATCCGCTGGTCGTGCGCGCAGACCTCGCCGAGCTGCGCAGCTCGGCCCTGATCGTGTCGGCCCAGTCGAGCACCGAGAGCGTCGAGGACGGGATCGTGGTGCGCTTCGACGTGGTGTTGGCCGATCCGTCGGCCCAGCGAGCCGAGTCCGGCGAGCGCCTGGTGGCGGTACGGGTGCGCGGAAACCGGCGCATCGAGGCTGCCGCGATCCGCAACCGCATCACGTCTCGGGTGGGCGACCCTCTCGATCAGACCCGCGTCGCCCGCGATCTCGAGGAGATCCAGAAGCTCGGCTTCTTCCGCGACGTCCGGGCCTTCAGCGATCGCAACGACGAGGGACCCATCCTCATCTTCGAGGTCGAGGAGAACCCGCTCGTTCGCCAGATCTCGATCGCCGGCAACGACAACGTCGACGGCGACGACATCCGCGACGCCCTGACCCTGACCACCGGGGCGACCCTCGACTACCCGCTGCTCTTCGAGAACCGCCAGCGCATCGAAGCGCTGTATCGGGCCCAGGGTTACTACCTCGCTTCGGTGTCCTTCGAGATCGAACGGTTGGGTGACTCGGCGGTGGGCATCCACTTCGACGTCGAGGAGGGCGAGAAGCAGAAGCTCCAGGCGATCGAGTTCGAGGGGAACGAAGCCTTCGACGACGACACGCTCACCGAGGGCTTCCAGACGAAGACCTGGAAGTTCTATTCGCTGGCGACGTCCTGGTTCGACAACACGGGCACCTACTCGGAGCCGCTCTTCCTCCAGGATCTGCGTGGCATCGAGCGCCGCTACAGCGACGCCGGCTACCTCCAGGCCCGGGTGGGAGAGCCCCGCGTCGTCGCCGATGGGGATGGTCTGATCGTTCGCGTCGAGATCGACGAGGGTCAGCTCTTCCGGGTCGGGGCGATCGACGTGGTCGGCGATTCCACCGTCGACATCGCGTCGCTGCGCGACAAGCTCAAGCTGAAGCGGGGCGACGTCTTCAACCGCAGTTTCTTGAACGACGACATCGCGTCGCTGACCGAGCACTACCAGGATCGCGGCTTCTACTTCGCCCAGATCACGCCGCTTTCGAACCTGTCGGCGGCGACGGAAGAGGTCGACGTCCAGTTCGAGGTGCGGAAGGGGCCGCTCTACTTCATCCGACGCATCGAGGTCGGTGGCAACTCGATCACCGTCGACCCGGTCGTGCGCCGGGAGGTGCCGATCGTCGAGGGCGAGCTCTACTCCCAGCGCAAGATCGAGCTCGCCCGGCGCCGCGTGGAGGGGCTCGGCTACTTCGAAGAAGTCGACTTCCAGATCGAGCCCACCGACGAGCCCGACCAGCTCGACCTGAAGGTGTCGGTGGTCGAGCGGCCGACCGGGTCCTTCTCCTTCGGCGCCGGCTTCTCCTCCCAGGATGGTCTGGTCGTGACCGGCTCGCTCGCCCAGTCGAATCTCTTCGGGCGCGGCTACGGCGCGAACATCTCGCTGGACATCGGCCGCCAGTCCCAGCGTTTCTTCGTCAATCTCTCCGACCCGTACTTCCTGGGCTCGACCTTCAGCCTCTCCACGACCTTCTCGCGGACGAGCTTCAACTTCCAGGACTTCGAGCAGGACCAGATCGGTGCCGACTTCGTGCTCGGCCACGCCCTTACCGAAGACGCCCGCACCCGTGGCTTCCTCCGCTACAGCTTCAACCTGCGCGAGCTGATCGACGACCGCGACGTGAACGCGGCCGCGGTGATCCAGCGCGAAGTGCTGCAGGACCAGGTCTCGAGCAGCCTGGTCGGACTCTCGGTCGTGGCGGACACCCGCAACGACCGCCTCGCCCCCACCGACGGCTACCAGTACGCGCTGAGCCTCGAGGGCAGCGGGCTCGGCGGCTTCTCGCGTTTCGCGCGCCTCGAAGCGCGCGGCGCTTACTTCCTGGGCGCGCCCGACTGGATGTTCGATCGCTCGACCTTCGTGGTGGCGTCGCGCGCGGGCTGGGCGATCCCCTTCAACCGCGTGAGCGACTTCGAGGTGTTCGATCCCGATCCAGGGGGTGCCGATGTGCGTGCTGTCGCCGGTGGCAACGGTCAGACCCGCTTCCTGCAGGACATCGACGACGACCTGACCCTGCCGCTGACCGAGCGCTACTTCCTGGGCGGTCTGGGCCAGTTCCAGCTGCGCGGCTTCCGTCAGCGCTCGGTGGGGCCGCGCCGCGCGATCCTGCGCCGGGTGGCGGGCAACGCGCTGGTGCCGCTGGGCGTGACCGCGACGAATACGGCGATCGACGGCGCCGTACCGGGGGAGTGTCGAGACGACACCATCATCAACCTCGGCGATGGCGACGGCCTCTGCAACAGCATCACCGACCGCGAGATCGACGACTTCGACGACCTCGACGAGACCGACGTGGTGGGCGGCAACAAGTTCATCGCCAGCACCTTCGAGTACCGCTTCCCGATCTCCGAGACCGTGGGTCTGCAGGGCGTGGTCTTCATCGACGCGGGCAACGCCTTCGACGAGCGTCAACTGAACCTGTTGGACGTGACCGAGTGGCGCTACGGTACCGGGGCGGGCGTCCAGTGGTTCTCCCCCTTCGGCCCCTTGGCCGTCGTACTCGGCTTCCCACTGGACGGCCTCTCTGTGGAAGACTCCCCCGTCTTCGAGTTCTCGATCGGCGGCTCGGCTTTCTGA
- the lpxB gene encoding lipid-A-disaccharide synthase has product MSTVLMSVGDASGDVYASDFVRELRRLAPETRFVGLGGVEMEKAGVELVVHQRDVAVSGLFELLPDLHRIVSAWRKMNAALRETSPDLVVLVDSSGFNIPFARRARRRGCPTLYYVSPQVWAWRTGRIRKLARWVNQLAVIFPFELDVYAGTAVPVEYVGHPLVERLRDVSASLDRAAARQRLGLPEDARVVALLPGSRGSEMRRLLPLHLEIARVLHARDPRIRFVMPRAASIDEATLTEGIAEAQLPQLLELQIVDGDSHAVFRAADVALLKPGTSTLEATLLDCPIVVAARTNPLTAWLARRLVQVDTLTMPNLIAREAIVPEFLQEEAEPAVVADAVLALLEPEAGEAQRSRLAVVRETLAQGGAAGRAAELAREMLGGRLPA; this is encoded by the coding sequence ATGAGCACGGTCCTGATGTCGGTCGGCGATGCGTCGGGAGACGTCTACGCCAGCGACTTCGTCCGAGAGCTGCGGCGCTTGGCGCCCGAAACGCGCTTCGTCGGGCTGGGCGGCGTCGAAATGGAGAAGGCCGGTGTCGAGCTGGTCGTCCACCAGCGCGACGTCGCGGTGAGCGGGCTCTTCGAGCTCTTGCCCGACCTGCACCGCATCGTGTCAGCCTGGCGCAAGATGAACGCGGCGCTGCGCGAGACCTCGCCCGACCTCGTCGTCCTGGTCGATTCCTCGGGCTTCAACATCCCCTTTGCGCGACGCGCTCGGCGTCGCGGTTGCCCGACGCTCTACTACGTCTCTCCCCAGGTCTGGGCCTGGCGCACCGGGCGCATCCGGAAGCTCGCGCGGTGGGTGAACCAGCTCGCGGTGATCTTCCCGTTCGAACTCGACGTCTACGCCGGTACTGCCGTTCCCGTCGAATATGTGGGGCATCCGCTGGTCGAGCGTCTGCGCGACGTCAGCGCGTCCCTCGATCGCGCGGCGGCGCGGCAGCGACTCGGGCTTCCCGAAGACGCGCGCGTGGTCGCGCTCCTCCCGGGCAGCCGCGGCAGCGAGATGCGACGCCTGCTTCCCCTGCACCTCGAGATCGCGCGGGTGCTCCATGCGCGGGACCCCCGCATCCGCTTCGTGATGCCGCGCGCGGCATCGATCGATGAGGCCACGCTGACCGAGGGCATCGCCGAAGCGCAGCTGCCCCAGCTGCTCGAGCTGCAGATCGTCGACGGCGATTCGCACGCCGTGTTTCGCGCCGCCGACGTAGCGCTCTTGAAACCGGGCACGTCGACCCTCGAGGCGACCCTGCTCGATTGCCCGATCGTCGTGGCCGCGCGCACGAATCCGCTGACGGCCTGGTTGGCGCGACGCCTGGTGCAGGTGGACACATTGACCATGCCGAACCTGATCGCCCGCGAGGCGATCGTCCCCGAGTTTCTCCAGGAAGAGGCCGAGCCGGCGGTCGTCGCCGACGCGGTGCTGGCGCTGCTCGAACCCGAGGCCGGCGAAGCCCAGCGTTCGCGGCTCGCCGTCGTGCGAGAAACCCTGGCCCAGGGAGGTGCCGCGGGTCGCGCCGCAGAGCTCGCCCGAGAGATGCTCGGTGGGCGTCTTCCGGCATAG
- the lpxA gene encoding acyl-ACP--UDP-N-acetylglucosamine O-acyltransferase, translated as MPNIHPTAVVDPGAKLADDVTVGPLSTIGGEVELGPGVEIASQVCVTGRTKIGAGTCVHPFAVLGLTPQVLGFDGRTGTLEIGEENEIREYVSIHVGLPDHGGITSLGDRNLIQNGFHIAHDCRIGNHCVLAGMSGFSGHIVVEDFAVVGAMSGVHQFVRIGESAFTAGNSMVSKDVPPFSKVAGDRARFVGVNTINLERRGFDKDRIATIKHAFHVLFQSKLRFEEATTRVEAECDGSADVAHLLKFLRSAERGFVR; from the coding sequence GTGCCGAACATTCATCCCACGGCCGTGGTCGACCCGGGCGCGAAGCTGGCCGATGACGTCACGGTGGGTCCGCTCTCGACGATCGGTGGCGAGGTCGAGCTCGGACCTGGCGTCGAGATCGCGTCCCAGGTGTGCGTCACCGGTCGCACGAAGATCGGGGCTGGGACCTGCGTTCACCCGTTCGCCGTCCTCGGCCTGACGCCCCAGGTGCTCGGCTTCGACGGACGCACCGGCACCCTCGAGATCGGCGAGGAGAACGAGATCCGCGAGTACGTGTCCATCCACGTCGGCTTGCCCGACCACGGTGGGATCACTTCGCTCGGCGATCGCAACCTGATCCAGAACGGCTTCCACATCGCCCACGACTGCCGGATCGGGAACCACTGCGTGCTCGCCGGGATGAGCGGCTTCAGCGGCCACATCGTCGTGGAGGATTTCGCGGTGGTGGGAGCCATGTCCGGCGTCCACCAGTTCGTGCGCATCGGCGAGTCGGCATTCACCGCCGGGAACTCGATGGTCAGCAAGGACGTGCCGCCGTTCTCGAAGGTCGCTGGCGACCGCGCCCGCTTCGTCGGGGTCAACACCATCAACCTCGAGCGGCGCGGCTTCGACAAGGATCGCATCGCGACGATCAAGCACGCCTTCCACGTCCTCTTCCAGTCGAAGCTCCGCTTCGAAGAGGCTACCACCCGGGTCGAAGCGGAATGCGACGGCTCGGCCGACGTGGCCCACCTGCTGAAGTTCCTGCGCTCCGCCGAGCGCGGCTTCGTCCGCTAG
- the lpxI gene encoding UDP-2,3-diacylglucosamine diphosphatase LpxI (LpxI, functionally equivalent to LpxH, replaces it in LPS biosynthesis in a minority of bacteria.): MSADAVLGLIAGQGVFPLEAARGAQQSGLRVVCVALRDQTDPRIEDAADDVTWIYPGEVGKGLEAFKAAGVREVVMAGKVTKSDLFQDPDALRFDAQASDLMGQLTDRKDDTILGKLADFLKVLGLELLPQYAHAPELLVGKGVLTKTEPTEAQWDDIRFGFPIAKTMGELDIGQTVVVRDRAVMAVEAIEGTDATIRRAGTIAEKTCVVKVAKPSQDPRFDVPTIGPATVATLAEAGVAVLAFEAGSTVVLERDVVARDADAQGIAIVAVDGAEFA, encoded by the coding sequence ATGTCCGCGGACGCCGTCCTCGGTTTGATCGCAGGCCAGGGAGTGTTCCCGCTCGAGGCGGCGCGGGGCGCTCAGCAGAGCGGCTTGCGCGTCGTCTGCGTCGCCCTGCGCGACCAGACCGACCCGCGCATCGAAGACGCCGCCGACGACGTCACCTGGATCTATCCCGGCGAGGTCGGCAAGGGGCTCGAGGCCTTCAAGGCGGCCGGCGTTCGCGAAGTCGTCATGGCCGGGAAGGTCACGAAGAGCGATCTCTTCCAGGACCCCGACGCGCTGCGCTTCGACGCCCAGGCGTCGGACCTGATGGGCCAACTGACCGACCGCAAGGACGACACCATCCTCGGAAAGCTGGCCGACTTCCTGAAGGTGCTCGGTCTCGAACTCCTGCCTCAGTACGCTCATGCGCCCGAGCTGCTGGTCGGGAAGGGCGTGCTCACGAAGACCGAACCCACGGAAGCGCAGTGGGACGACATCCGCTTCGGGTTCCCGATCGCGAAGACGATGGGGGAGCTCGACATCGGCCAGACGGTCGTCGTGCGCGACCGCGCCGTGATGGCGGTGGAAGCGATCGAAGGCACCGACGCGACCATCCGTCGCGCGGGCACCATCGCCGAGAAGACCTGCGTCGTGAAGGTGGCGAAGCCCTCCCAGGACCCGCGCTTCGACGTGCCCACGATCGGCCCCGCCACGGTGGCGACCCTCGCCGAGGCGGGCGTCGCGGTGCTGGCCTTCGAGGCCGGCTCCACGGTCGTGCTCGAGCGCGATGTCGTGGCCCGCGACGCCGACGCCCAGGGCATCGCGATCGTCGCGGTCGACGGCGCGGAGTTCGCGTGA
- a CDS encoding glycosyltransferase N-terminal domain-containing protein translates to MGVFRHSAAALTALLGAPIAAAAMVARPAWRTGWRERAGAGAATAEGLWVHAASIGEVRAAAGLVATLAGRGHGLTLSTTSLTGRALGREMHPDWPVRLAPIDHPWAVDAALRQARPSALVLVETELWPGWIAACERAGIPVVLVSGRISDRSFPRYQKLGAFLARTLARIAAIGARSAEDRDRFIALGASEERVSVTGDLKLDPPDTPAALRPDLDHWLGKTPLVVGGSTHPGEETALLEARRRWERAGHESALLLAPRYPDRVPEVTSLVREAGGIPRLRSEAGAPLAVGEVGILDTLGELAGVYARAHLAFVGGTLAPVGGHNVLEPAMAGVPVVYGPHVENTLQAAQLLEAGGAAERVATPEALATAVERALAEPEEAAARGAAARRMLAEHRGSGARAADLVEACLDAGSRR, encoded by the coding sequence GTGGGCGTCTTCCGGCATAGCGCGGCGGCGCTCACCGCTCTGCTGGGTGCTCCCATCGCGGCCGCCGCGATGGTCGCTCGGCCCGCCTGGCGTACCGGCTGGCGCGAGCGGGCCGGTGCGGGGGCGGCGACTGCCGAGGGCCTCTGGGTCCATGCGGCCAGCATCGGGGAGGTACGCGCCGCCGCGGGCCTGGTCGCGACGCTCGCCGGGCGCGGACACGGACTGACCCTCTCGACCACGAGTCTCACCGGACGCGCGCTCGGCCGCGAGATGCACCCCGACTGGCCCGTCCGACTCGCGCCGATCGACCATCCCTGGGCCGTGGACGCGGCGCTGCGGCAGGCAAGACCGAGCGCGCTCGTGCTCGTCGAGACCGAGCTGTGGCCCGGCTGGATCGCGGCATGCGAACGCGCCGGCATCCCGGTCGTCCTCGTTTCCGGGCGTATCTCGGATCGATCGTTCCCGCGCTACCAGAAGCTCGGCGCGTTCCTCGCGCGGACGCTCGCGCGCATCGCGGCCATCGGCGCTCGCAGTGCGGAAGATCGCGATCGCTTCATCGCGCTCGGCGCGTCCGAGGAGCGGGTGAGCGTCACGGGCGACCTGAAGCTGGACCCTCCGGACACGCCGGCGGCGCTGCGTCCCGATCTCGACCACTGGCTCGGAAAGACGCCTCTGGTCGTCGGCGGGAGCACCCATCCCGGAGAAGAGACGGCGCTCCTGGAGGCCCGGCGGCGCTGGGAGCGCGCGGGTCACGAGTCGGCCCTGCTGCTCGCCCCGCGCTACCCCGACCGCGTGCCCGAGGTGACGTCCCTGGTTCGCGAGGCCGGTGGCATCCCGCGCCTACGCAGCGAGGCCGGTGCGCCCCTCGCCGTCGGAGAGGTCGGCATCCTCGACACGCTCGGAGAACTCGCGGGCGTCTATGCGCGCGCGCATCTCGCCTTCGTCGGCGGAACCCTGGCGCCGGTCGGCGGGCACAACGTGCTCGAGCCCGCGATGGCAGGCGTGCCGGTCGTCTACGGGCCCCACGTCGAGAACACGCTCCAGGCAGCGCAGCTCCTGGAAGCGGGAGGCGCCGCCGAGCGCGTGGCCACGCCGGAAGCGCTGGCGACGGCCGTGGAGCGCGCGCTCGCGGAGCCCGAAGAGGCGGCCGCCCGGGGCGCAGCGGCGCGACGCATGCTCGCCGAGCACCGGGGGAGCGGGGCGCGCGCGGCCGATCTCGTCGAAGCCTGCCTCGATGCCGGGTCACGCAGGTGA
- a CDS encoding Gfo/Idh/MocA family oxidoreductase: MSALRLAVIGAGVMGGHHARKVSERARSHGDVSLLGVADQDPERARAIGGELGVQGVTDPASLFREADAAIVAVSAVAHYEVARHAIDAGLDVLVEKPIAATLEQADALVALADERDRVLQVGHQEWFNAAMRVVREQIDRPRFGEIHRLGPFPERGTDVDVVRDLMIHDIEILQQLLGAEPEGVDAVGVPVITEQIDIANARLTFPGHCVANLTASRVSATPLRKFRLFQREAYFSIDFLEQKAMLFRRLPDGEGGKRIDMQELKTDPEDALATQLDVFVRGLREGRGENLGGVSGAQAAGALRTALRVIDAMPDTDALE; encoded by the coding sequence GTGAGCGCCCTGCGCCTCGCCGTGATCGGCGCGGGCGTGATGGGTGGCCATCATGCGCGGAAGGTCTCCGAGCGGGCGCGCAGCCACGGCGATGTGTCGCTGCTCGGGGTCGCCGACCAGGACCCGGAGCGGGCCCGCGCCATTGGTGGCGAGCTCGGCGTGCAGGGAGTCACCGACCCCGCCTCGCTCTTCCGCGAGGCCGATGCCGCGATCGTCGCGGTGTCCGCGGTCGCCCACTACGAGGTCGCGCGACACGCGATCGATGCCGGTCTCGACGTACTCGTCGAGAAGCCGATCGCGGCCACCCTCGAGCAGGCCGACGCGCTGGTCGCGTTGGCCGACGAGCGGGATCGCGTGCTCCAGGTGGGTCACCAGGAATGGTTCAACGCCGCGATGCGCGTCGTGCGCGAGCAGATCGATCGACCGCGCTTCGGCGAGATCCACCGCCTCGGCCCGTTTCCCGAGCGGGGGACCGATGTCGACGTCGTGCGCGATCTGATGATCCACGACATCGAGATCCTGCAGCAGCTTCTCGGCGCCGAGCCCGAGGGAGTCGACGCGGTGGGCGTTCCCGTGATCACCGAGCAGATCGACATCGCCAACGCCCGCCTCACCTTCCCGGGGCACTGCGTCGCGAACCTCACCGCCAGCCGCGTCTCGGCGACGCCGCTGCGGAAGTTCCGCCTGTTCCAGCGCGAGGCCTACTTCTCGATCGACTTCCTCGAGCAGAAGGCGATGCTGTTTCGGCGTCTGCCCGACGGGGAGGGCGGCAAGCGGATCGACATGCAGGAGCTGAAGACCGATCCCGAGGATGCGCTCGCGACCCAGCTCGACGTCTTCGTGCGCGGATTGCGCGAGGGACGCGGGGAGAACCTCGGCGGCGTCAGCGGCGCCCAGGCGGCAGGCGCGCTCCGCACCGCGCTGCGGGTGATCGACGCCATGCCGGATACCGACGCACTGGAATGA
- a CDS encoding OmpH family outer membrane protein, with protein MQVPKAVVLLALAMILVWGTGAQDQAVRVGVVDIDQAISSTKEGKAAREEFARKQREAESKIQPLIERYQGLEEDLKQKKFVLSDEALFQKQLDLAEMRNEIQNRMKELEGQLQVDQKRLEGPLTKKLIEVIEEAGKDSGFTMIMRRGSPGLLYTREALDITDLIIEKYNQKS; from the coding sequence ATGCAGGTTCCCAAAGCAGTCGTATTGCTCGCCCTGGCCATGATCCTGGTCTGGGGCACCGGCGCCCAGGATCAGGCGGTGCGCGTCGGCGTCGTCGACATCGACCAGGCCATCAGCTCGACCAAGGAAGGCAAGGCCGCCCGCGAGGAGTTTGCGCGCAAGCAGCGCGAGGCCGAGTCCAAGATCCAACCGCTGATCGAGCGCTACCAGGGCCTCGAAGAGGACCTCAAGCAGAAGAAGTTCGTGCTGTCGGACGAGGCGCTCTTCCAGAAGCAGCTCGACCTGGCCGAGATGCGCAACGAGATCCAGAATCGGATGAAGGAGCTCGAGGGCCAGCTCCAGGTCGACCAGAAGCGCCTCGAGGGGCCGCTCACGAAGAAGCTGATCGAGGTGATCGAGGAAGCCGGCAAGGATTCGGGCTTCACCATGATCATGCGCCGTGGTTCGCCGGGCCTGCTCTACACGCGTGAAGCGCTCGACATCACCGACCTCATCATCGAGAAGTACAACCAGAAGAGCTGA
- the lpxK gene encoding tetraacyldisaccharide 4'-kinase, giving the protein MRFRWLESREESFAQRCWLAPLGLLSLGYGVGAAWNRRLHEAGWLSRRQLAAQVVSVGNLVVGGTAKTPLAAWLAAGLRRRGRRVVLASRGYGRRGGEAVEVVSDGRFVRGTAERVGDEPMLLAAKAPGVPVLVGRDRGLVGLRALSAFDAEVIVLDDGFQHHRLARDVDIVSFDGGLGFGNGRVLPRGPLREPAGALRRADAIGVVDGPLPEADEQRLARFAPDAFRFATRRAPDALRQLDGTALDAPASLADAEVGMLVGVAQPRGVRRTLESLGAKVVAERVFPDHHAFRREDLAGLEAEAPRWITTEKDAVKLRPDWATQLDLAVLSIELEVDAPGAFLDWLEARLR; this is encoded by the coding sequence GTGAGGTTTCGCTGGCTCGAGTCGCGCGAGGAGTCCTTCGCACAGCGCTGTTGGTTGGCGCCGCTCGGGTTGCTCAGCCTCGGCTACGGCGTCGGGGCCGCCTGGAATCGTCGACTGCACGAGGCGGGTTGGCTCTCGCGGCGGCAGCTGGCCGCGCAGGTCGTCAGCGTCGGCAACCTGGTCGTGGGTGGAACCGCGAAGACGCCCCTGGCAGCGTGGCTCGCGGCGGGTCTGCGACGGCGCGGCCGCCGGGTGGTGTTGGCGAGTCGAGGCTACGGACGTCGCGGCGGGGAAGCCGTGGAGGTGGTTTCGGACGGTCGCTTCGTCCGCGGGACCGCCGAACGCGTCGGCGACGAGCCGATGCTCCTCGCCGCGAAGGCGCCGGGCGTACCCGTCCTGGTCGGTCGCGACCGCGGCCTCGTCGGGCTACGCGCGCTCTCGGCCTTCGATGCCGAAGTGATCGTGCTCGACGACGGCTTTCAGCATCACCGCCTCGCGCGCGACGTCGACATCGTCTCCTTCGACGGCGGGCTCGGGTTCGGCAACGGTCGGGTGCTGCCCCGAGGCCCGCTCCGCGAGCCCGCCGGCGCCCTGCGTCGCGCGGACGCGATCGGAGTCGTCGACGGTCCGCTTCCCGAAGCCGACGAGCAGCGGCTCGCGCGCTTCGCCCCCGACGCGTTTCGCTTCGCGACCCGACGCGCCCCCGATGCGCTGCGCCAGCTCGACGGGACGGCGCTCGACGCACCGGCCAGCCTGGCCGACGCCGAGGTGGGCATGCTCGTCGGTGTGGCCCAGCCCCGGGGCGTGCGGCGCACCCTCGAGTCGCTGGGCGCGAAGGTGGTGGCCGAGCGGGTCTTCCCCGACCACCACGCGTTTCGTCGCGAGGACCTTGCCGGCCTCGAGGCGGAGGCGCCGCGCTGGATCACGACGGAGAAGGACGCGGTGAAGCTGCGTCCGGACTGGGCGACGCAGCTGGATCTCGCGGTGCTGTCGATCGAGCTCGAAGTGGACGCGCCGGGGGCGTTCCTCGACTGGCTCGAAGCGCGGTTGCGCTAA